A single window of Nocardioides baekrokdamisoli DNA harbors:
- a CDS encoding type II toxin-antitoxin system VapB family antitoxin: MSLNIKNQRVHDLARRAAVLEGTTQTGAIEVALERLIADHDAREAISTRRERAERLLAWLDTNITDEDRAAIDRTMAEMYDEDGMPR; the protein is encoded by the coding sequence GTGAGTCTGAACATCAAGAATCAACGTGTCCACGATCTCGCTCGCCGGGCAGCGGTGCTCGAGGGCACCACGCAGACCGGCGCGATCGAGGTGGCGCTCGAGAGGCTGATCGCCGATCACGACGCCCGCGAGGCCATCTCGACGAGGCGTGAGAGGGCTGAGCGCCTGCTCGCGTGGCTCGACACGAACATCACCGACGAGGATCGTGCAGCCATCGATCGGACCATGGCTGAGATGTATGACGAGGACGGGATGCCCCGGTGA
- a CDS encoding type II toxin-antitoxin system VapC family toxin, with protein MIVDASALVCIIKGEPERAAILEVLLSAERADTGAPTLVETRLALRSLGLLGQASLNRLLDALQIGVVPFGAEHAERADEAHQLYGRGSGHPAGLNYGDCMAYAVASVEGRRLLFKGNDFIHIDIESAL; from the coding sequence GTGATCGTCGATGCCTCGGCACTCGTGTGCATCATCAAGGGTGAGCCCGAGAGGGCTGCGATCCTTGAGGTCCTGCTGAGTGCGGAGCGTGCTGACACGGGTGCCCCGACGTTGGTCGAAACGCGGCTCGCGCTGCGTTCGCTCGGGTTGCTGGGTCAGGCCTCGCTGAACCGCCTTCTCGATGCGTTGCAGATCGGTGTGGTTCCGTTCGGCGCCGAGCATGCGGAGCGAGCCGATGAGGCGCACCAACTCTACGGTCGCGGTTCCGGCCACCCGGCCGGGCTCAACTACGGCGACTGCATGGCGTACGCCGTTGCCTCCGTGGAGGGGCGCCGATTGCTCTTCAAGGGCAACGATTTCATCCATATCGACATCGAGTCCGCGTTGTGA
- a CDS encoding pyridoxamine 5'-phosphate oxidase family protein — MGKSYERIEGRLKEFVERQPVFFVATAPLSGEGHINLSPRGITGTFAVLDDLTFAWLDTNGSGSETIAHLRENGRITVMFCAFDGPPDIVRFHGRGRVAPLGSDEYARLRPRFIDYPGDRAVIVVDVERVTDSCGYGVPLMEYQEDRTLMRQWSEKKGLDGQVAYRREKNLTSIDGLPSYDYDG; from the coding sequence ATGGGCAAGTCGTACGAGCGGATCGAAGGGCGCCTCAAGGAGTTCGTCGAGCGCCAACCGGTGTTCTTCGTAGCCACGGCGCCGTTGTCGGGTGAGGGTCACATCAACCTGTCCCCGCGTGGCATCACAGGTACCTTCGCGGTCCTCGACGACCTCACCTTCGCCTGGCTCGACACGAACGGCAGCGGTAGCGAGACAATCGCGCATCTGCGGGAGAACGGCCGGATCACCGTCATGTTCTGCGCCTTCGACGGTCCGCCCGACATCGTCCGGTTCCACGGCCGGGGGCGGGTCGCGCCGCTCGGCAGCGACGAGTACGCCCGCCTGCGCCCACGGTTCATCGACTATCCCGGAGACCGGGCCGTGATCGTGGTGGATGTCGAGCGCGTGACCGACTCCTGCGGCTACGGGGTTCCGCTCATGGAGTACCAAGAGGACCGCACGTTGATGCGCCAGTGGTCGGAGAAGAAGGGCCTCGACGGGCAGGTGGCGTACCGCCGCGAGAAGAACCTCACCAGCATCGACGGGCTCCCGTCGTACGATTACGACGGGTAG